The Paenibacillus sp. FSL H7-0357 nucleotide sequence TGAAAATTGACAACTTTAACGGCACAAACCGCACTTATCTCTGCGGCCGTTATACAGATGGCAATAATTATTATGCGGCTTCGCTCTCCAACAGCAATGGGGGTACGCTGGAAATCCGGAAGAAGGTCGGCGGCTCCAGCACTACACTTGCCACTAAAACAGACTTCCCTGTCACTGCCGGTACAGTGTACACGGTTAAGCTAGAGCTAAGCGGAAGCACGATCAACTTTTATGTGAATAATGTCTTGCAATTGAATGCACACGATAACAATTTGACTTCCGGCGGTATCGGATTGGTCGCTTATAAGACAGCAGCCAAGTTCGACAATGTAGTTGTTTCTACTACGGATTCTACGACTCCAACTCCTTCACCAACCGCAACTGCAACCGTGGCACCGACGGCTACAGCCAGTTCTACTCCAGCACCATCGGCTACTCCGACAGCTGTACCCACAGCAACAGCAACAGTTACACCAACACCAACACCAACCGTGGCACCGACAACGACACCCCCTCCGGCAACGGGTTCACTGTATGTCTCGCCGAATGGAGCGGCCGGAAATGCCGGAACCATCGGCAGTCCTACGACCCTGGATTCAGCTATTACTAGAGTAGCCCCGGGAGAGACTATTTATCTGCGCGGGGGAACCTATACTTTTTCCGCTCCAGTAACAATTGAACGGGAGAACAGTGGAAGCACCAGTTTGCGCAAAAATATTGTGGCTTACGGAAACGAAAAACCGGTGCTTGATTTCTTCGCCGAATCCTTTGGGTCTACTGAACGCGGACTGCAGATTTATGGCCATTACTGGAAGGTAAAGGGGCTTGAGATCAAAGGTGCAGGAGATAACGGGATCTTCATTGGCGGCAATTATAATATCATTGAGAATGTAGAAACGCACCATAACCGGGATTCAGGGCTGCAGATCAGCCGCTATTCCTCCTCACTCTCCAATATGAGCGACTGGCCCAGCTATAACCAGATCATTGGCGTATACTCCCACGACAATTTCGATCCGGACAATGGGGAGGATGCTGATGGTTTTGCCGCCAAGCTGACGATTGGACCGGGCAACGTCTTTGACAAGTGTATTGCTGCATGGAATACAGATGACGGCTGGGATTTATATACCAAATCGGAAACAGGCCCGATTGGTGTGGTTACGATCAAGAACAGCATCGCCTACAAAAATGGCCAAACCTCGGATGGAAGCAGCACGGCAAACAGTGACGGCAACGGCTTCAAGCTGGGCGGGGAGAAAATTTCTGTGAATCATATTGTACAGAACAGCATCGCCTTCCAGAATAAAAAACATGGCTTCACCTACAATAGCAATCCGGGCTCCATTCAGCTGACAGGCAATACCTCGTGGAGCAACGGCCAAAGCAATTTTGCTTTTGACACAGGGACACACCAGTTTACCAATAATTTGAGCTTTGCCGGCGGCTCCAGTGACAAAACCAGTGGTACAGATGTTCTCAGCACCAATGTCTGGTGGAAGAGCAATGCCAGCACGAATGCCAAGGGACTGGTCGCGAGCAGTGCCGACTTCGCCAGCTTGACCCCTTCAGTCGTCAGAAATGCGGATGGTTCCTTCACACTCGGCAACTTCCTGAAACTGGCCAGCGGCAGTGATCTCATTGGCTCGGGCACACCAAGCGGCACGAATATCGGAGCTACGCTCCAGTAATCGTTATAACTAAGGAGATGCATGTTATACAAACTTTGAGGAGGAGAAAAATGGCTTCCAAACGAATGAGATTAAGGCTGCTGAGCGGAATGGGATTCGCTGTAATTCTTGCACTGATATTTATTGTCCCGGCCAGCGCAGCTTCTTTAGTCAGCTATGATTTTGAAAATGAAGGCGCTAACAACTGGACCAGCACAACTGAAACCTGGTCTGTCGTTCAGGATGGAAGTTCCTCCGTCTACTATCAATCCAGCTCCTCGGAAGGGCGCACCTCTGCCGGTAACAGCGGATGGACCAATTACAGCGTGCAGTCCGCCCCAACACCATCAGACGCGCTCAGTGCATACAATTTGACTGGCTTCTCCGCAGGCAACTCCGGCGGAGGCATTGTGAATGAATCGAATACCACCCTTTACAAAAAGGTGTACACTGCGACTGATCTGGCAGCTGCACTCAAGAAAGGGTCCGGTGTAAAGGTCATTGAGATTATGAATGACCTGAATCTAGGCTGGAACGAGATCCCTTCCGCCGCTCAAACCTCACCGTTTGCGGCCCATAATTCTCCGCTGACTCACCCGGTACTGCTGCAGACAGGAGTAAGTAAAGTTACTCTTGACGGCTTTGACGGTCTGACGATCTTCTCGGCTAACGGGGCTAAGATTAAGCATGCGTCATTTGCAATTAAACGCAGCTCCAACCTGATCATCCGCAATCTCGAATTCGACGAATTATGGGAATGGGATGAGGCCAGCAAGGGGGATTTCGACAAAAACGACTGGGATTATATCACGCTTGAAGAGGACACCAACGTATGGATTGACCACTGTACCTTTAACAAGTCCTATGACGGACTGGTCGATTCGAAGAAGGGCACTTCCGGGGTGACCCTCTCCTGGTCAACCTTCAAGGGCGATGACCGGAGTCCAAACAGCTGGGTGACCCGGCAGATCAACGCGCTGGAGGCCAACAGCTCTGCTTATCCGATGTATGCCTATCTGCGCAGCAGCGCCATCGGTTTAAGCAAGGCAGATATCATTGCAGTTGCAAGCTCTCAGAAAAAAGGACATTTGGTGGGTGCCACATCTTTTGATTCGGGAAATTCCAATTTAAGCATTACCCTGCACCATAATTATTATCTCGACATTCAGGACCGCTTGCCGCGTCTGCGGGGAGGCAACGCCCATGTCTATAACATTCTGGCGGATAATTCCGCTGTTTGGGCAGCGAAGTCAAGAATCACAACAGTGATGGAAACGGCGATTGCCGGCAAGGGCTACCACTTTGGAGTAACCAGCAACGGGTCCATTTCTACGGAAGGCGGGGCGGTATTGGTAGAGAAATCCAACTTCGTTGATATCTTGTATCCGCTGCGCAATAATCAGACAGATCCCGCAGATTCCAGCTACAGCGGTAAAATCAAGGCGCTCGACACGATGTACTCTTTAAATGGCGTGTCTTTCAGAGGGAACAGTGACACCTCCGGAAGTCCGCTTGCCCCGGTACCGGCAACTATTATTCCGTTCTCCTGGTCTGGAATTTCGGCTTTGCCTTACAGCTATCCGGTGGATGACCCCTCCACGCTAGCTGCCAGACTAACGGCTTCCAATGGCTCGGGAGCGGGTAAACTGAACTGGACGAAATCCAACTGGTTACAGACAATGTATTAACCGGACTGGGTGGGAGAGCGTTTTTATTTCTCGATTAACGGCGCTATACTATAGTGGAATGGCTATTATTACATTTGGTATAGAGAGGAAGTTGTTGATCTTGGAATATGTGAAACTGGGATCTACCGGTCTGGACGTCTCGCGGATTTGCCTCGGCTGCATGAGTTATGGCATTCCTGAACGCGGGTCGCATGCCTGGACACTGAATGAGCAGGAGAGTCGTCCGTTTATCCAAAAGGCGCTGGAGCTGGGCATTAATTTCTTTGATACAGCCAATGTATATTCGGACGGAACCAGTGAGGAGATACTTGGGCGGGCGCTGAAGGATTTTGCCTCCCGCGATGAAGTGGTCATTGCCACCAAGGTGCATGGCAGAATGCGCCCGGGGCCCAATGGCGGCGGATTGTCACGCAAAGCGATACTGAGTGAAATTGACCACAGTCTTAAGCGGCTGGGAACGGATTATGTGGACTTGTATCAAATCCACCGCTGGGATAACCAGACGCCTATCGAAGAGACGATGGAGGCCCTGCATGATGTTGTGAAGGCGGGGAAAGCCCGTTATATCGGAGCTTCCTCCATGTATGCCTGGCAGTTTCTCAAGGCGCTGCATGTTGCAGAGCAGCATGGCTGGACCCGTTTTGTCAGCATGCAGAATTATGTGAATTTGCTGTACCGTGAGGAGGAACGGGAAATGCTGCCGCTTTGTGAAGCGGAGGGCATCGGCGTGATTCCCTGGAGTCCATTGGCCCGCGGCCGCCTTACAAGGGACTGGGAAGAAGCGAGCACCCGTTCCGAGCGCGATGAATTCGCCAAGCAGCTTTATTCACAAATGGAAGAGGCGGACCGGATTGTCGCACTTAGGGTGAAGGAAATCGCCGAGGAACGGGCTGTCCCGCGTGCTCAAGTGGCCTTGGCTTGGGTGCTTCAGAAGAAACCTGTGGCCGCTCCGATTGTCGGAGCGACCAAGATGGCGCATCTGGAAGATGCAGCAGCAGCGGTGTCCCTTCGTCTGACCCCGGAAGAAGTCCGCAGACTGGAAGAACCGTATATCCCGCATCCTGTAATCGGCGGATTGAACTGAATCTTTACCCATGATGCATTAACCCTAAGAGCCTGCTGGTGAGCAGGCTCTTTGTGCTGCGGGCGGAGAGGGAAATAGATGCATAACTTCATCGACTATTGGAAAACTAAGTAAGATTCCCTATAGATCAGTGGAGGTGAAGCGAGATGACAGCCAGCATACTGGATAATATAAAAGAGCAGCTTACGGGATGCAGCGATGCCGTATACCAGTCTATTATCGTATATGGTCATGCCTGCATGCTGGTCTACATTCCTTCCATTGTAGATACACTCAGTCTGCAGGAGTTTGTGTCATCTCCGCTCAAATCCGAAGCGAATTCCGAGCCGGATTGGCCGCGTTTTCTGGAACGGCTCGACCGGGGATCTGCTTTTGCCATTCCTTATATCAAGGTATTTGACCCCGATCGGGCGGTAGAGCTGATAGTCAGCGGCAATCCGGTGCTTTGTATCGAAGGGCTGCCCTATTTATATTATTTCGAGATCGCCCACTATCAGAAACGTTCAGTATCGGAATCACAGAACGAGCTGGTTGTCATCGGCCCCCAGGAGGCCTTCATCGAAGATATTGATACCAATTTATCGCTGCTGCGCCATAAAATTAAACATGCCGATCTAAAGACCAAACATTTCTCTATCGGCAAATATACAAAAACCGATGTGTATGTGGTATATATCGAAGGCCTGTACAAGCCGGAGCTTCTGGCTTCAATTGAAGATACATTACGCAAAATGTCGATCGACGGTGTGCTTGGCATCAGTTATTTGGCAGAGCATATGAAGCAGGGGAATTTCTCGCCTTTTCCTGTGTTCCAGTATACAGAACGCCCTGACTCAGTGGCAGCCTCATTAATGGAAGGGCGGGTGGGACTGCTGCAGGATGGGACTCCATCCGCTCTGCTGACACCGGTAACTTTGTTCTCGCTGCTGCAATCCTCCGAGGATTATTACCAAAGCTTTTATGCCGGCAGCTGGATCCGGCTGGTCCGCTTCTTTTTTTCTATTATATCCATGCTGCTGCCTGCGTTGTATGTTGCGATTACAACCTTTCATTCGCAGATCATTCCTTCTGATCTGTTGATTACCATTGCTGCGGCAAGAGAAAACATCCCTTTCTCTGCCCTGACCGAAGCGCTGATAATGGAGCTGACCTTTGAAGCACTTAGAGAAGCGGGAACCCGGATTCCTAAGCCGGTAGGGCAGACGGTATCCATCATTGGCGGTATCGTAATCGGGCAGGCTGCGGTTCAGGCAGGAATTGTTTCTGCGCCGATGGTTATTGTCGTTTCCATTACCGGGATTGCTTCCTATATCATTCCCCATTTGGAGCTGGGTTTGACCTTCAGATTACTGCGTTTTGTGCTCCTCATCCTGGGTGGAACGATGGGGTTATTGGGCGTATTTGTGGCTACTTTTATGATTTACGGCCATTTGGCCAATCTTAAATCCTTTGGAACTCCTTATTTGCAGCCGATCGCTCCGCTTGTATTACAGGATTTGAAGGATACGCTGTTTCGTGTTCCGTCCCCGTTCATGAATAAGCGCAGCACATCCTTTACAGACCGGAAGAATCAAAGGAGACAGAAGCGGCAATGAAACTTTTAAAGCAGGCAGTCATTATCCTAATGCTGCTGAATCTGACCGGCTGCTGGTCCAAGGTGGAGCTGGATGAATTGACTTTTGTTTATGGATTATACATTGATGTTGGCAAGGAACCCGGAACGGTTGAGGTATCCATCAGCTCACCTCTACCCAATAGGCTGATGTCAGGTACGCAAACAGGGAGCGGAACCGGAGACGGCAAAGCCTACACTTTGGTTTCAAAGACAGCGCGTACCCTCCAGGATGCGAACATCATGATTCAAAAGGATCTTTCACGCCGTATTGAGCTCTCTCACATCAAAATTGTCGTGTTGGGAAACGAATATGCCCGGCAGGGAATCGGGGAGGTGCTGGAATGGTTCGAAAGAAAACCAGAATTTCCCCTCGGCACATATATCATGGCTGCTCCCGGGAAGGCCAAAGATATTTTTAAGTTATCTCCTGTGTTCGAACAGCTTCCCGACCAAGTGCTGATGAATATCGCAAATGAGAATATCATGTTCAATACAAGCGTTATGGATTGTATATTAGCGGAAGTTTCAAATATGGGGTATGCGATGAACTATCTTTCATTCGGTAAGAAAGACGAAACGAGCGAGCAAGGAAAAACGGAGTATTGGGCAGGTGTACAAGGGGTTATGCTGTTCCATGATGCTAAGATGAAGGGCATTCTGGATGTAAAGCAGAGCAGGGCTTTGGCATGGGGGGCGGGACATCTGGCCGGAAGATTGAAGCTGCCTGAATATACGATAACCTGGGATGAAGAAGGTAAAGGCACTGCCAGCGCTATATTCCAAAGAAACTCCGCCTCAAGCTCTGTGAAAATGACAAGCAAAGGTCCTGTCTTTCATATAAAGGTGAAAGGGGGCGCAAGTATTACCTTTTTTAAAGATTCAGAGGGCCGCAGTGCCAGCAAACTTAGTCCTTTATTAAAGAGAAGGCTTCAGGAGCAGGTTGTAAAAGAAATTTCGGACTCGCTCCGGACTGTGCAAGACGCGCAGGTTGACGTTCTGCAGCTTGGAATGCTGGTGGAATGGAATTATCCTAAGGCGTGGAGTAAGCTCCGCGAACGCTGGACTGATTATTACGCCCATCATGCCGAGATTAAAGTAACGGCTGACTTCACCATAGAGGATTTTGGTTCGGAGAGATAAATGAATACTCAAGGAGACGTTATGACTACATCCAAATGGCAGATGTTCCGTTTCACCGTTGTCTACCTCGCTTCACAAAGCTCTATGTTTCTGATACCCGGTTTACTCACAACTTCAGGCTATCAGGGCTGGATAGCGATCATTGCAGGCTGTGCACTGGGGATGATTCCGCTTTTTTTTACTATTCAGGTGGGCAAGATAAAGCCTGGAGAGGCGTGGGTCGATTTTGGCAAGGAGATTATGGGGAAGTGGCTGCATGGGGGAATGGTTTTTCTTCTACTGATCTGGTGTGTTTATTTTGTCTCCTTTGATATTGAGAATTTTGTATTGTTTTTTGGTGCTAATTATTTGCGCGAGACGCCACCGCTGTTTATTCAGATTGTTATTGGGCTGGTGATTATGTATACGGCTCACCTGGGCTTTTCGACGATAGTCTATATGACTGACGGGTTATTTCTGATTTTTCTCTTCTCCACTGCGCTCAGTTATTATATATTTATCCCAAATGCCGACTACTCAATGCTCCCTGCCCTGCTCCATTACCATGATCCCGGGATTGCTTTCAAGGATTCAATCACGACAATGTCCTGGTTTGGGGGATGGACGGTGTTTTTGTTCGTTGCCCCGGATCTCAAAATCGACAACAAAATGCAGAAACGGCTGATTGTTGCGGGGATTAGCGTAATGCTGACCGTACTGGCTGCATGGCTGATAACCATCTTGAATTTTGGTCCACATTTCGGCAAGGAACTGCAGTTTCCTTATTTGCAATTGATCCAGAGTTCCTCACATGATGATCTACTGGGTAATTCGGACCCGATTCTCATCGGATTATGGTCTGCTTCAATGTTTATACACAGCGCTTTTTTGATATATGTAGCGCACAAATGTGCTTTGTACTTGACCAAACAGAAAGCAAAAAAAGTGATGATCCCTTTCCTGACGATCGGTTCGATCACAATTGCCTATCTGTATTCGCTCAATCTCACTCAATACAATAAGAATTACAATGCCTTTGGCACTGTGATTATTTGGCTGATTGTGGAGTGCATCCCCGTGTATTACTTCATTATTGCTTTCATCCGCTCCAAGATAAGTACGGCGTCCAAATAGCCGCAGGAGACTTATCTATTATAAATTGGAGGCGCTTTCTGGTATGATTAGGAATTAATACATACCACTAAAGCGATGGGATGGTGCCTGATTTATGAATCTTCAAGAAGCAACTCAATTAATAGAATCGATAAGAGTCAATCTGGCTAAAGTTATTGTCGGCAAAGAGGAAGGTGTGAACCTTCTGCTGACAGCCCTGCTCGCCAATGGACATGTGCTGCTGGAGGATGTTCCCGGCACAGGTAAAACACTGCTCGCCAAAACACTGGCCCGCTCGCTGGACTGCACGTTCAAGCGGATTCAGTTCACTCCGGACTTATTGCCCTCTGACTTAAGCGGAATTAATTACTATAATCAGAAGACCGGTGAGTTTCAATTCCGTCCGGGCCCGGTATTCGCCAGCATTCTCTTGGCCGATGAGATCAACCGGGCCACGCCGCGGACCCAGTCCAGCCTGCTGGAATGCATGGAGGAGCGGCAGATTACGATCGATGGTGTGACCCATGAGCTGGAAGCGCCGTTCCTCGTCATTGCAACACAGAATCCGGTTGACAGTCAGGGAACTTTCCCGCTGCCTGAAGCGCAGCTTGACCGATTTCTGATGCGGATAATGACCGGCTATCCAACCTTTGAGCAAGGGGTTGATATTCTACAGCGGTTCCGCCAGAACAATCCGCTTGATCAGACGACTGCGGTAGCAACCGCCCGGCAGATTCAAGAGATTCAGCAGCTTACGGCTGCAGTGAATGTCAGCGACGATTTGCTGGCTTATATGATTAGGATCGTCGAAGCAACCCGCACTGCACCGGGGATCAAGCTGGGAGCCAGTCCGCGGGCAGGCTTCGCCTTGCTGCGTGCTTCCCAGGCGTATGCATTGATTCAAAGCAGGAATTATGTGATTCCGGATGATATCAAGGCAGTGGCAGTTCCCGTCCTTGCCCACCGGCTGGTGCTGCAGCGCGGCCCGGGATCCCGGGAGGGGCAAGCCGTAGAGCTGGTACTCCAGAAGCTGCGCGAAGTGGAGGTTCCGGCAGAGCCGATCCCGGCTACAAGCGGCGGAAGGGTGGAGTAAGAGATGGCACTGCCCTGGTTCATCCTCAGCACGCTCCTGCTGCTGCTGTTGATTTCTGCTGTCTATCAGCGACATGCGCTGAAGAAAGTCAGCTACACCCGCTATTTCTCGGCCAAAACCGCCTATGAAGGAGAGCATGTGGAGATGGTTGAGGAGATAGCGAACAATAAGCTGCTCCCATTGCCCTGGCTGCGGCTGGAGTCCAGCATAGCCCGGGGTCTGGAGTTCGGCAGCCAGGAGAATCTAGGTGTCAGCAGCGGGGAGATTTATCAGAACCACGTAAGTATGTTTTTTCTGAGGTCTTACCGGCATATCAAACGTCGCCATCAGGTCCGTTGTCAGCAAAGAGGCTTGTTCAAGCTGGAAAGCGTCACGATGACCACTGGAGACCTCTTTGGCATGAGCCGGAACAGCAAGGCGTTCTCCTTACAATTGGAACTGCTGGTTTATCCGGAGATTATAGACCTTTATGAGCTACCGCTGCCGATACACAGCTGGCTGGGAGAACTGCCGGTCAAAAGATGGATTATTGAAGATCCTTTTCTGACGGCCGGAACCCGAGAGTACAGTCCAGGGGATTCGCTTGCGTCTATTAACTGGAAGGCAACGGCCAGAACCGGGCATATGCAGGTGCATCAAAAAGATTACACCGCCGATTCGCGGCTGTTCCTCTGTCTGAATGTTGAGATCAGTGACTCCATGTGGAGAACCGTTACAGATAAGGAACGGATTGAGCTGGGAATACGTTATGCAGCGACGATAGCAGAGTATGCAGTAGGGCACGGGATCGACACCGGGCTGCTTAGTAACGGGAGAATGGACGGTGGAGGTGAGCGGGAGCCGGTGACTGCAGACCCGATGGGCCAACTGGAGGATGTTCTGGGGCTCTTGGCCAGGCTGAACCTGGACAGGACGCTGCCCATGTCAAGACTACTGGAGTTAGTGGCTGAAGAAGGGCATAAAGATAATGATTATCTGATTATTACCTGTCACCGAGGCCCAGAGCTTGAGCTGGCAGCTGAGCAGTTAAGACTGCTGGGAAATGGTGTGGAATGGCTCGACATTCCGGATGAGGGGAGAGAGTCTGCATGAACACTGCTAGAGGTCCCCGAATGAAAGCGTCATTGACTTTATGGTTGGCCTGTCTCATAGAATGGCTTCTATTTCTTCCGGTATGGGTTCTGCTTCAAAGCTACCAGCAGTCCGGGCAGGCTATCCTGCCATGGATGTACATTCTGCCTCTCCTGGCGCTGGCCGGGGTGCTGTTGCGGCATTTATGCAACCGGAAGTGGAAGCAGCTGCTTTCCGCTCTGCTACTGGGGGTGGCGTCAGGATTTTTATTCGGTGAGTTGTCCATTTTTGCACTTCCTTTTATCGCTTGCAGCGTGTTGTTTGCTTATCTGGGGATGACTGCCGCTTCCCGGAATAACCGGAATGGAATGTACATTGCCGGAATTGCCGTTTATTTTACAGCTACAATCATCAATACCCGGATTCCTGTACTTGAGTCCAACCTGTCCTTGTTAACCTGGTGTGGAAGTCTGTGTCTGGTATTAGTACTGTTGGATACGAATACCAGCTTTCTTCGCTACAGCTCTTTTGCCGGTGAATCCGCGCGCCTGCCTGCAGGGATAAGACGACATAACCGGATGTTTGTCCTGCTGTTTATTGTCGTGGCCGGCTTGCTTGCGGCAGGCGGGGGCAAAGCTGTAGGCATGCTTCTATGGAATACAGTCCGGATGTTTATGAACTGGATCATCGCGTTGTTTAACGGAACAGAGGAACCGATTCAGCCTGAAGCTGCTCCTCCGGCGCAGCCACTAGAGCTGCCTCCGGCCGAGACTCATGAACCGGGTTTGCTGGCAATGATCTTCGAAGTCTTGTTTTATGCCATTGGAGCGGCGGCAATTCTTGTTTTGCTTTATTATGTCTTGCGTTGGCTTTACAGAAATACAGGCGGAGTGCTGCGCAGAGCACTGGATGCCCTGCTGTCCATGCTGCGGAGAGAAACGCCGCAGGAGCATAATGCCTTTCAGGATGAAGAAGAGAGCATCTTCGCCTGGGGAAAGACTGTGCAAGGCATTCGGGATTACTGGAGCAGCCGGTTGAAGCTGCGCAGACACAGTGACCGCTGGGAAGGAATGAATGGAGGCCGTGAGCGGGTACGCTGGATGTATCGCCATTGGCTTAACAGCAATCGGAACGAAGGATATGAAGTGAAAGGATTTCTTACTCCACAAGAGACGGGAGCGGATGTGGAGGAATGGACTGGCGGGAAGAACCGCCGCCATAATGGAGACAGCAATACCCCGGCAGTTCCTGAAGGTTTGCTTAGGCTTTACAATCAGGCGAGATACGGAGAGGAGGAGCCGCAGGCAGCAGAAGTCTCAGCTTTGAAGGACCGGCTGAAATAATTCTCATAGATAGATTCCAAACATTCTCTGTAGTCACGGCCAATCCCAAAATAGAAGAATTATAAGTTCAATCTATATAGTTGGATACGAAGAGGAGTGGAGAGGATGGCCCGGTATTTGCGCGGGGAGCTGGCAAAAGAGGCAAACGTGAATATTGAAACACTTAGATATTATGAGAAGCACGGGCTGCTTCCGGCACCACAGCGGACGGCATCCGGTTACCGGCAATATACGCATGAG carries:
- a CDS encoding right-handed parallel beta-helix repeat-containing protein, coding for MAPTATASSTPAPSATPTAVPTATATVTPTPTPTVAPTTTPPPATGSLYVSPNGAAGNAGTIGSPTTLDSAITRVAPGETIYLRGGTYTFSAPVTIERENSGSTSLRKNIVAYGNEKPVLDFFAESFGSTERGLQIYGHYWKVKGLEIKGAGDNGIFIGGNYNIIENVETHHNRDSGLQISRYSSSLSNMSDWPSYNQIIGVYSHDNFDPDNGEDADGFAAKLTIGPGNVFDKCIAAWNTDDGWDLYTKSETGPIGVVTIKNSIAYKNGQTSDGSSTANSDGNGFKLGGEKISVNHIVQNSIAFQNKKHGFTYNSNPGSIQLTGNTSWSNGQSNFAFDTGTHQFTNNLSFAGGSSDKTSGTDVLSTNVWWKSNASTNAKGLVASSADFASLTPSVVRNADGSFTLGNFLKLASGSDLIGSGTPSGTNIGATLQ
- a CDS encoding pectate lyase family protein; translated protein: MASKRMRLRLLSGMGFAVILALIFIVPASAASLVSYDFENEGANNWTSTTETWSVVQDGSSSVYYQSSSSEGRTSAGNSGWTNYSVQSAPTPSDALSAYNLTGFSAGNSGGGIVNESNTTLYKKVYTATDLAAALKKGSGVKVIEIMNDLNLGWNEIPSAAQTSPFAAHNSPLTHPVLLQTGVSKVTLDGFDGLTIFSANGAKIKHASFAIKRSSNLIIRNLEFDELWEWDEASKGDFDKNDWDYITLEEDTNVWIDHCTFNKSYDGLVDSKKGTSGVTLSWSTFKGDDRSPNSWVTRQINALEANSSAYPMYAYLRSSAIGLSKADIIAVASSQKKGHLVGATSFDSGNSNLSITLHHNYYLDIQDRLPRLRGGNAHVYNILADNSAVWAAKSRITTVMETAIAGKGYHFGVTSNGSISTEGGAVLVEKSNFVDILYPLRNNQTDPADSSYSGKIKALDTMYSLNGVSFRGNSDTSGSPLAPVPATIIPFSWSGISALPYSYPVDDPSTLAARLTASNGSGAGKLNWTKSNWLQTMY
- a CDS encoding aldo/keto reductase: MEYVKLGSTGLDVSRICLGCMSYGIPERGSHAWTLNEQESRPFIQKALELGINFFDTANVYSDGTSEEILGRALKDFASRDEVVIATKVHGRMRPGPNGGGLSRKAILSEIDHSLKRLGTDYVDLYQIHRWDNQTPIEETMEALHDVVKAGKARYIGASSMYAWQFLKALHVAEQHGWTRFVSMQNYVNLLYREEEREMLPLCEAEGIGVIPWSPLARGRLTRDWEEASTRSERDEFAKQLYSQMEEADRIVALRVKEIAEERAVPRAQVALAWVLQKKPVAAPIVGATKMAHLEDAAAAVSLRLTPEEVRRLEEPYIPHPVIGGLN
- a CDS encoding spore germination protein codes for the protein MTASILDNIKEQLTGCSDAVYQSIIVYGHACMLVYIPSIVDTLSLQEFVSSPLKSEANSEPDWPRFLERLDRGSAFAIPYIKVFDPDRAVELIVSGNPVLCIEGLPYLYYFEIAHYQKRSVSESQNELVVIGPQEAFIEDIDTNLSLLRHKIKHADLKTKHFSIGKYTKTDVYVVYIEGLYKPELLASIEDTLRKMSIDGVLGISYLAEHMKQGNFSPFPVFQYTERPDSVAASLMEGRVGLLQDGTPSALLTPVTLFSLLQSSEDYYQSFYAGSWIRLVRFFFSIISMLLPALYVAITTFHSQIIPSDLLITIAAARENIPFSALTEALIMELTFEALREAGTRIPKPVGQTVSIIGGIVIGQAAVQAGIVSAPMVIVVSITGIASYIIPHLELGLTFRLLRFVLLILGGTMGLLGVFVATFMIYGHLANLKSFGTPYLQPIAPLVLQDLKDTLFRVPSPFMNKRSTSFTDRKNQRRQKRQ
- a CDS encoding Ger(x)C family spore germination protein; this encodes MKLLKQAVIILMLLNLTGCWSKVELDELTFVYGLYIDVGKEPGTVEVSISSPLPNRLMSGTQTGSGTGDGKAYTLVSKTARTLQDANIMIQKDLSRRIELSHIKIVVLGNEYARQGIGEVLEWFERKPEFPLGTYIMAAPGKAKDIFKLSPVFEQLPDQVLMNIANENIMFNTSVMDCILAEVSNMGYAMNYLSFGKKDETSEQGKTEYWAGVQGVMLFHDAKMKGILDVKQSRALAWGAGHLAGRLKLPEYTITWDEEGKGTASAIFQRNSASSSVKMTSKGPVFHIKVKGGASITFFKDSEGRSASKLSPLLKRRLQEQVVKEISDSLRTVQDAQVDVLQLGMLVEWNYPKAWSKLRERWTDYYAHHAEIKVTADFTIEDFGSER
- a CDS encoding GerAB/ArcD/ProY family transporter is translated as MTTSKWQMFRFTVVYLASQSSMFLIPGLLTTSGYQGWIAIIAGCALGMIPLFFTIQVGKIKPGEAWVDFGKEIMGKWLHGGMVFLLLIWCVYFVSFDIENFVLFFGANYLRETPPLFIQIVIGLVIMYTAHLGFSTIVYMTDGLFLIFLFSTALSYYIFIPNADYSMLPALLHYHDPGIAFKDSITTMSWFGGWTVFLFVAPDLKIDNKMQKRLIVAGISVMLTVLAAWLITILNFGPHFGKELQFPYLQLIQSSSHDDLLGNSDPILIGLWSASMFIHSAFLIYVAHKCALYLTKQKAKKVMIPFLTIGSITIAYLYSLNLTQYNKNYNAFGTVIIWLIVECIPVYYFIIAFIRSKISTASK
- a CDS encoding AAA family ATPase, with the protein product MNLQEATQLIESIRVNLAKVIVGKEEGVNLLLTALLANGHVLLEDVPGTGKTLLAKTLARSLDCTFKRIQFTPDLLPSDLSGINYYNQKTGEFQFRPGPVFASILLADEINRATPRTQSSLLECMEERQITIDGVTHELEAPFLVIATQNPVDSQGTFPLPEAQLDRFLMRIMTGYPTFEQGVDILQRFRQNNPLDQTTAVATARQIQEIQQLTAAVNVSDDLLAYMIRIVEATRTAPGIKLGASPRAGFALLRASQAYALIQSRNYVIPDDIKAVAVPVLAHRLVLQRGPGSREGQAVELVLQKLREVEVPAEPIPATSGGRVE
- a CDS encoding DUF58 domain-containing protein, whose translation is MALPWFILSTLLLLLLISAVYQRHALKKVSYTRYFSAKTAYEGEHVEMVEEIANNKLLPLPWLRLESSIARGLEFGSQENLGVSSGEIYQNHVSMFFLRSYRHIKRRHQVRCQQRGLFKLESVTMTTGDLFGMSRNSKAFSLQLELLVYPEIIDLYELPLPIHSWLGELPVKRWIIEDPFLTAGTREYSPGDSLASINWKATARTGHMQVHQKDYTADSRLFLCLNVEISDSMWRTVTDKERIELGIRYAATIAEYAVGHGIDTGLLSNGRMDGGGEREPVTADPMGQLEDVLGLLARLNLDRTLPMSRLLELVAEEGHKDNDYLIITCHRGPELELAAEQLRLLGNGVEWLDIPDEGRESA